A single genomic interval of Acidovorax sp. 1608163 harbors:
- a CDS encoding thioesterase family protein — MSRIVFDLPEQLGFATEMQIYISHVNQGGHLDNAQLLSLVSEARVRFFKSLGYPEADVGGLSTVVGDIVAQYQSEGFHGETMRVEMAPTDFNRYGFDLLFRMTEKTSGRAVARGKVGIVFVHRSDRKVAPIPDSIRQLLLARAPSAAGASTPL, encoded by the coding sequence ATGTCCCGCATTGTTTTCGACCTTCCAGAGCAGCTTGGCTTTGCCACCGAGATGCAGATCTACATCAGCCACGTGAACCAGGGCGGGCACCTGGACAACGCGCAGCTGCTGAGCCTGGTGTCCGAGGCGCGGGTGCGCTTTTTCAAGTCGCTGGGCTATCCGGAGGCCGATGTCGGCGGCCTCTCCACCGTGGTGGGCGACATCGTGGCGCAGTACCAGTCTGAGGGCTTTCACGGCGAAACCATGCGGGTGGAGATGGCGCCGACCGACTTCAACCGCTATGGGTTCGACCTGCTGTTTCGCATGACCGAAAAAACCAGCGGCCGGGCTGTGGCCCGTGGCAAAGTGGGCATCGTGTTTGTCCACCGCAGTGACCGCAAGGTAGCGCCCATCCCTGACTCCATTCGCCAACTGCTGCTGGCGCGTGCGCCAAGCGCTGCGGGGGCTTCCACACCGCTTTAA
- a CDS encoding dicarboxylate/amino acid:cation symporter: protein MHNHSAPAASTLKLPFYRQLYFQVVLAIVLGVLLGHFEPSYGEALKPLGDAFIKLVKMIIAPVIFLTIVTGIAGMSQLSTVGRVFGKAMAYFLFFSTLALVVGLVVANVVQPGAGMNINPADLDQTAVKGYVAKSHEMTLTGFALDIIPKTLVSPFVGDNILQVLLVAVLFGVGLAMVGEPGRPVLNFLEALTTPVFKVVGIVMKAAPLGAFGAMAFTIGKFGLGSLVNLAWLVGSFYITSLLFVLVILGFVCRLCGFSVLKLCRYLKAELMLVLGTSSSESALPSLMEKMEKAGCSKSVVGLVVPTGYSFNLDGTNIYMTLAALFIAQATNTELTLGHQVALLLVAMLSSKGAAGVTGAGFITLAATLAVVPEVPVAGMALILGVDRFMSECRSLTNFIGNAVATVVVSRWENALDHERLDAALNGHALPAPTIAATAPVMTADVPAGAAARTVA, encoded by the coding sequence ATGCACAACCATTCCGCTCCAGCCGCTTCGACCTTGAAGCTGCCCTTCTATCGGCAACTGTACTTCCAGGTGGTGTTGGCCATCGTCCTGGGCGTGCTGTTGGGCCACTTCGAGCCCTCTTATGGCGAGGCGCTCAAGCCGCTGGGCGATGCCTTCATCAAGCTGGTGAAGATGATCATCGCCCCGGTGATCTTCCTGACCATTGTGACCGGCATCGCAGGCATGTCCCAGCTCTCCACCGTGGGGCGCGTCTTTGGCAAGGCCATGGCGTACTTCCTGTTCTTCTCCACGCTGGCCCTGGTGGTGGGCCTGGTGGTGGCCAATGTGGTGCAGCCTGGCGCGGGCATGAACATCAACCCCGCTGACCTGGACCAGACGGCCGTCAAGGGCTACGTGGCCAAGTCGCACGAGATGACGCTCACCGGCTTTGCGTTGGACATCATCCCCAAGACCCTGGTCAGCCCCTTCGTGGGCGACAACATCCTGCAGGTGTTGCTGGTGGCCGTGCTGTTCGGCGTCGGCCTGGCCATGGTGGGTGAGCCTGGCCGTCCGGTGTTGAACTTCCTGGAAGCCCTCACCACCCCCGTGTTCAAGGTGGTGGGCATTGTCATGAAGGCAGCACCTTTGGGCGCCTTCGGGGCCATGGCGTTCACCATTGGCAAGTTTGGCCTGGGCTCGCTGGTCAACCTGGCGTGGCTGGTGGGCTCGTTCTACATCACCTCGCTGCTGTTCGTGCTGGTGATCTTGGGCTTTGTCTGCCGCCTGTGCGGCTTCTCGGTGCTCAAGCTGTGCCGCTACCTCAAGGCCGAGCTGATGCTGGTGCTGGGCACCTCGTCGTCCGAATCCGCCCTGCCATCACTGATGGAAAAGATGGAAAAGGCCGGCTGCAGCAAGTCGGTGGTGGGCCTTGTGGTGCCCACGGGCTACTCCTTCAACCTGGACGGCACCAACATCTACATGACGCTGGCTGCGCTGTTCATCGCCCAGGCCACCAACACCGAACTGACGCTGGGCCACCAGGTGGCGCTGCTGCTGGTGGCGATGCTCAGCTCCAAGGGCGCGGCCGGCGTGACCGGCGCGGGCTTCATCACCCTGGCCGCCACCTTGGCCGTGGTGCCCGAAGTGCCTGTGGCCGGCATGGCGCTGATCCTGGGCGTGGACCGCTTCATGAGCGAATGCCGCTCGCTGACCAACTTCATCGGCAACGCCGTGGCCACCGTGGTCGTCTCGCGCTGGGAAAACGCGCTGGACCACGAACGCCTGGACGCCGCACTCAACGGCCACGCACTGCCTGCCCCCACCATAGCGGCCACCGCACCGGTGATGACTGCCGACGTACCTGCGGGGGCTGCGGCACGCACGGTGGCTTGA
- a CDS encoding PsiF family protein, with amino-acid sequence MKKLLSLTALSLALSISAAHAADAPAAAGAAAPAAKTAPAPAAAPAAAAPVAAAPAAPASAPAAAHTKQQSKMATCNTEAADKKGDDRKAFMKTCLSNKPATQQDKMKTCNADAKAKTLKGDERKAFMSECLKK; translated from the coding sequence ATGAAAAAGCTTCTCTCCCTGACCGCCCTGAGCCTGGCCCTTTCGATCAGCGCAGCCCATGCTGCCGATGCACCCGCCGCCGCTGGGGCCGCAGCACCTGCAGCCAAGACCGCTCCAGCCCCCGCCGCCGCACCGGCAGCAGCAGCGCCCGTGGCAGCCGCCCCTGCGGCGCCTGCCTCCGCTCCAGCAGCAGCGCACACCAAGCAACAATCCAAAATGGCCACCTGCAACACAGAAGCGGCGGACAAGAAGGGCGATGACCGCAAGGCGTTCATGAAGACTTGCCTGAGCAACAAGCCTGCGACGCAGCAAGACAAGATGAAGACCTGCAATGCAGACGCCAAGGCCAAGACACTCAAGGGCGACGAACGCAAGGCATTCATGAGCGAGTGCCTCAAGAAGTGA
- a CDS encoding class I SAM-dependent RNA methyltransferase, producing MNQLQLFLPCAAGVEGFLADEVHGITGLTGQDLLVGRGGVLLRSSWRHALQLNLHSRLTQRVLVQLAHRPYRSENDLYAMASEVAWEIWFTTRQSFKIEVTAQHSPLQSLNFAALKVKDAVADRFRAKSGVRPDVNTQWPDVRIHLHLTTDEATIYIDTSGEPLFKRGWREDKGDAPLKETLAAAMIAASGWDPHGDNPQPLYDPCCGSGTIAVEAAQIACRIPAGMLRRFAFEKLLPFQAHVWTAIKNEADSAICKSPVPIFGSDVAHRMVDFAQRNAERAGVADAVQLRGGDALQRMPPCEQPGVMLLNPPYGERIAAAGSAGRNASERAADRAQGMVVGREEAHTDDGGEFFSQLATHWKKNYSGWTAWMLTPDLKLPGKMRLKESRRVPMWNGPIECRMFRFDLIKGSVRAPRAGSAGEGGAQPPASHGQ from the coding sequence ATGAACCAACTCCAACTCTTTCTTCCCTGCGCCGCTGGCGTAGAGGGCTTCCTTGCCGATGAGGTGCACGGCATCACCGGCCTCACGGGGCAAGACCTGCTGGTCGGGCGGGGCGGCGTGCTGCTGCGCAGCTCGTGGCGCCATGCGCTGCAGCTGAACCTGCACAGCCGCCTGACCCAGCGGGTGCTGGTGCAATTGGCCCACCGGCCTTATCGCTCAGAAAACGACCTGTACGCCATGGCCAGCGAGGTGGCCTGGGAGATCTGGTTCACCACGCGCCAGAGCTTCAAGATCGAAGTCACGGCCCAGCACAGCCCGCTGCAGAGCCTGAATTTCGCCGCCCTCAAGGTGAAAGACGCGGTGGCCGACCGCTTCCGTGCCAAGTCCGGTGTGCGCCCCGATGTGAACACCCAGTGGCCCGATGTGCGCATCCACCTGCACCTGACCACTGACGAAGCCACGATCTACATCGACACCTCGGGCGAGCCGCTGTTCAAGCGCGGCTGGCGCGAGGACAAGGGCGACGCGCCCCTGAAGGAAACCCTGGCCGCCGCCATGATCGCCGCCAGCGGCTGGGACCCGCACGGCGACAACCCCCAGCCCCTGTACGACCCCTGCTGCGGCAGCGGCACCATTGCCGTCGAAGCCGCGCAAATCGCCTGCCGCATCCCCGCGGGCATGCTGCGCCGCTTTGCTTTTGAAAAGCTGCTGCCCTTCCAGGCGCACGTCTGGACTGCTATCAAAAACGAAGCTGACAGCGCTATCTGCAAGAGCCCTGTGCCCATTTTTGGCAGCGATGTAGCCCACCGCATGGTGGACTTTGCCCAACGCAACGCCGAGCGTGCGGGCGTGGCCGACGCCGTGCAACTGCGCGGTGGCGATGCCCTGCAGCGCATGCCGCCTTGCGAGCAGCCCGGCGTGATGCTGCTCAACCCGCCCTACGGCGAGCGCATTGCTGCCGCAGGTAGCGCGGGCCGCAACGCCAGCGAGCGCGCCGCTGACCGTGCCCAGGGCATGGTCGTGGGCCGCGAAGAGGCGCACACCGACGATGGTGGCGAGTTCTTCAGCCAACTGGCCACGCACTGGAAGAAGAACTACAGCGGCTGGACGGCCTGGATGCTGACGCCTGACCTCAAGCTGCCCGGCAAGATGCGCCTGAAGGAATCGCGCCGCGTGCCCATGTGGAACGGCCCCATCGAATGCCGCATGTTCCGCTTCGACCTCATCAAGGGCTCGGTGCGCGCACCCCGTGCAGGGTCTGCGGGCGAGGGCGGGGCCCAACCCCCGGCAAGCCATGGCCAGTAA
- a CDS encoding SPOR domain-containing protein has protein sequence MKKKQLGGTILGFILGVIVGLGSALAVAVYVTKVPVPFLNKGSARGVDQDAAEAQKNKDWDPNSPLRSKSAAKAAAQAAAAASAPAASGPVTPAQTAAATPDPKATAASAPKAAASKPEKTDTAKPAATSADPLGDLAKAKAAESGGADPYDYFVQAGAFRTQADADAQRAKLAMMGWEARVSEREQNGRPVFRVRVGPFAKRDDAAALKDKLDDTGVESALVRVQR, from the coding sequence ATGAAGAAAAAGCAGTTGGGCGGAACCATCCTGGGTTTCATTCTGGGCGTTATCGTGGGGCTGGGTTCTGCCCTGGCCGTGGCCGTGTATGTGACCAAGGTGCCCGTGCCGTTCTTGAACAAAGGCAGTGCACGCGGGGTGGACCAAGACGCCGCCGAGGCCCAAAAGAACAAGGACTGGGACCCCAACTCGCCGTTGCGCAGCAAGTCTGCGGCCAAGGCCGCTGCGCAGGCGGCGGCTGCCGCATCGGCCCCCGCCGCCAGTGGCCCGGTGACGCCAGCCCAGACGGCTGCCGCCACGCCAGACCCCAAGGCGACGGCCGCATCGGCCCCTAAAGCGGCTGCCAGCAAGCCGGAAAAAACCGACACGGCCAAGCCCGCCGCCACCAGTGCCGACCCGCTGGGCGACCTGGCCAAAGCCAAGGCCGCAGAATCCGGCGGGGCCGACCCCTACGATTACTTTGTGCAGGCCGGGGCCTTCCGCACCCAGGCCGATGCCGACGCCCAGCGCGCCAAACTGGCCATGATGGGCTGGGAAGCCCGGGTGAGCGAGCGCGAGCAAAATGGCCGCCCGGTCTTCCGCGTGCGGGTGGGCCCGTTCGCCAAACGGGATGACGCTGCCGCCCTGAAGGACAAACTGGACGACACCGGCGTGGAGTCCGCGCTGGTGCGCGTGCAGCGCTGA
- the argS gene encoding arginine--tRNA ligase: MLSVKNELLATLATALDAISPGAGAKAAFESPKVAAHGDFACTAAMQLAKPLKLNPRALGEQLKAALEATPAFARWVAGIEIAGPGFLNIRLQPAAKQEIVREVLAAGERFGYQPDNGQRVLVEFVSANPTGPLHVGHGRQAALGDAICNLFSTQGWNVHREFYYNDAGVQIDTLTKSTQLRAKGFKPGDDCWPTDSDNPLAKNFYNGDYIADIAEAFKAKATVKADDREFTANGDVEDYDNIRQFAVAYLRNEQDKDLQAFNLHFDEYYLESSLYTSGRVEATVNKLVANGKTYEQDGALWLKSTDYGDDKDRVMRKQDGTFTYFVPDVAYHIAKWERGFTKVVNIQGTDHHGTIARVRAGLQAADVGIPQGYPDYVLHTMVRVVRGGEEVKISKRAGSYVTLRDLIEWTSKDAVRFFLLSRKPDTEYTFDVDLAVAQNNDNPVYYVQYAHARIQSVLRAWQEAGGGDVAALKDVDLSALEGPQAQALMLQLAKYPEMLTAAADGEAPHDVTFYLRDLASAYHSYYDAERILVDDEAIKKARLALVAATAQVLHNGLAVLGVSAPARM; encoded by the coding sequence ATGCTCTCTGTCAAAAACGAACTTCTGGCCACATTGGCTACCGCGCTGGATGCCATTTCGCCCGGCGCAGGCGCCAAGGCGGCCTTTGAATCCCCCAAGGTTGCTGCCCATGGCGACTTTGCCTGCACTGCAGCCATGCAATTGGCCAAGCCGCTGAAGCTCAACCCCCGTGCGCTGGGCGAGCAACTCAAGGCCGCACTGGAGGCCACGCCCGCTTTTGCCCGCTGGGTGGCGGGCATTGAAATCGCCGGGCCAGGCTTTCTGAACATCCGCCTGCAGCCCGCCGCCAAGCAAGAAATTGTGCGCGAGGTGTTGGCCGCTGGCGAGCGTTTTGGTTATCAGCCTGACAACGGTCAGCGTGTGCTGGTCGAGTTTGTGTCGGCCAACCCCACGGGCCCACTGCACGTGGGCCATGGCCGCCAAGCTGCGCTGGGCGATGCCATCTGCAACCTGTTCAGCACCCAGGGCTGGAACGTGCACCGCGAGTTCTATTACAACGACGCGGGCGTGCAGATCGACACCCTGACCAAGAGCACGCAACTGCGCGCCAAGGGCTTCAAGCCCGGCGACGACTGCTGGCCCACGGACAGCGACAACCCGCTGGCCAAGAACTTCTACAACGGCGACTACATCGCCGACATTGCAGAGGCCTTCAAGGCCAAAGCCACCGTCAAGGCCGATGACCGCGAATTCACCGCCAATGGCGATGTCGAGGACTACGACAACATCCGCCAGTTTGCGGTGGCCTACCTGCGCAATGAGCAGGACAAGGACTTGCAGGCGTTCAACCTGCACTTTGACGAGTACTACCTTGAATCCAGCCTGTACACCAGCGGCCGCGTCGAGGCCACGGTGAACAAGCTCGTGGCCAACGGCAAGACCTACGAGCAAGACGGCGCGTTGTGGCTCAAGAGCACCGACTATGGTGATGACAAGGACCGCGTCATGCGCAAGCAGGACGGCACCTTCACCTACTTCGTGCCTGATGTGGCGTACCACATTGCCAAGTGGGAGCGCGGCTTCACCAAGGTCGTCAACATCCAGGGCACCGACCACCACGGCACCATCGCACGGGTGCGCGCTGGCCTGCAGGCGGCCGATGTGGGCATTCCACAAGGCTACCCAGACTACGTGCTGCACACCATGGTGCGCGTGGTGCGCGGTGGCGAAGAGGTCAAGATCAGCAAGCGTGCGGGCAGCTACGTCACGCTGCGCGATTTGATCGAGTGGACGAGCAAGGACGCCGTGCGCTTCTTCCTTTTGAGCCGCAAGCCCGATACCGAGTACACCTTCGACGTGGACCTGGCTGTGGCCCAGAACAACGACAACCCCGTGTACTACGTGCAGTACGCGCATGCCCGTATCCAATCGGTGCTGCGTGCGTGGCAAGAGGCGGGCGGTGGGGATGTCGCTGCGCTCAAGGATGTGGATCTGTCGGCTCTGGAAGGCCCGCAGGCCCAGGCCCTGATGCTGCAGCTGGCCAAGTACCCCGAGATGCTCACGGCCGCAGCCGACGGCGAAGCCCCGCACGACGTCACTTTCTATCTGCGCGACTTGGCATCGGCCTACCACAGCTACTACGATGCCGAGCGCATTTTGGTGGACGACGAAGCGATCAAGAAAGCCCGCCTGGCGCTGGTTGCCGCGACGGCGCAGGTGTTGCACAACGGCCTGGCCGTGCTGGGTGTGTCGGCTCCGGCCAGAATGTAA
- a CDS encoding DUF2214 family protein — protein MTLEAVLAALHLLAILTLVVFLTSEAALCRSEWMSSAVVKRLARLDLIYGITAVVLLATGLARLYLGVKGLSWYVSQPLFHIKITLFVLMGLISIKPTLTFRRWLKVLNSTGALPGEAEVRSTRRWVMVQSHILPVVAVIAVFWARGW, from the coding sequence ATGACTCTCGAAGCCGTTTTGGCCGCATTGCACTTGCTGGCCATCCTCACGCTGGTGGTTTTTTTGACCAGCGAAGCCGCACTTTGCCGCTCGGAATGGATGAGCTCCGCCGTGGTCAAGCGCCTGGCGCGGCTGGACCTGATCTACGGCATCACGGCCGTGGTGCTTTTGGCAACGGGTCTGGCGCGCCTGTATCTGGGGGTGAAAGGGCTGTCCTGGTATGTGTCACAGCCGCTGTTCCACATCAAGATCACCTTGTTCGTGTTGATGGGGTTGATCTCCATCAAGCCCACGCTGACCTTTCGCCGCTGGCTCAAAGTGCTGAACAGCACGGGTGCATTGCCCGGCGAGGCCGAAGTGCGCAGCACCCGCCGCTGGGTCATGGTGCAGTCCCACATCCTGCCCGTGGTTGCGGTGATTGCCGTGTTCTGGGCGCGTGGGTGGTAA
- the lptA gene encoding lipopolysaccharide transport periplasmic protein LptA, which produces MKHRITPLLVLAALTCAFGVAQAEKADRSKPMNIEADALRHDEVKQTSVFSGRVVMTKGSIVLRGARLDVRQDAEGYQSGIVTAEAGKRAFFRQKRDTLPGAPEEFIEGEGEVIEYDGRTDNVRFITRAELRRYRGGALSDEITGAVVVYNNLTDVFTVDGQKKALPASGSEGQASSGGRVRAVLAPKDPKTPASAPGSSATSPAPAASAPVLRPSTSLGGATQ; this is translated from the coding sequence ATGAAACATCGCATTACCCCCCTCCTTGTGCTTGCAGCCTTGACCTGCGCCTTTGGCGTGGCGCAAGCTGAAAAGGCCGACCGCAGCAAGCCCATGAACATCGAGGCCGATGCGCTGCGCCACGATGAAGTCAAGCAAACCAGCGTGTTCTCTGGCCGCGTGGTCATGACCAAAGGCTCCATCGTGCTGCGCGGTGCGCGGCTGGATGTGCGCCAGGATGCCGAGGGCTACCAGTCCGGCATCGTCACGGCCGAAGCGGGCAAACGCGCGTTCTTCCGCCAAAAGCGTGACACCCTGCCGGGTGCGCCCGAAGAGTTCATCGAAGGCGAAGGCGAAGTTATCGAGTACGACGGCCGTACCGACAACGTGCGCTTCATCACCCGTGCCGAGCTGCGGCGCTACCGTGGCGGGGCCTTGAGCGACGAGATCACCGGCGCGGTTGTCGTCTACAACAACCTGACCGATGTCTTCACGGTTGATGGCCAAAAGAAGGCCCTGCCGGCCAGTGGCTCTGAAGGCCAGGCCAGCAGCGGCGGCCGCGTGCGGGCCGTGCTGGCCCCCAAAGACCCCAAGACGCCAGCTTCGGCACCGGGCTCCAGCGCGACCAGCCCGGCCCCTGCAGCCTCGGCGCCCGTGCTGCGGCCCAGCACCTCTTTGGGCGGTGCCACCCAGTGA
- a CDS encoding putative toxin-antitoxin system toxin component, PIN family codes for MASKPLRALLALPAQAQGEEAVRALVLDTNIVLDLLVFADEAVAPVRALLAAGRLQWVATQAMRTELARVLAYPQIVPRLAYYQLTAADVLARYDAQVRWVDVAPRVSAVCKDADDQQFIDLAVAHRAILLSKDKAVICMQKRLLALDTQAATAIVLVANDAAMAAEVAAA; via the coding sequence ATGGCCAGTAAACCCCTGCGCGCCTTGCTGGCGCTGCCTGCCCAGGCGCAGGGCGAAGAGGCCGTGCGTGCCCTGGTGCTGGACACCAACATCGTGCTCGACCTGCTGGTGTTTGCCGACGAGGCCGTGGCCCCGGTGCGCGCGCTGCTGGCCGCAGGCCGCCTGCAATGGGTGGCCACGCAGGCCATGCGCACCGAGCTGGCCCGCGTGCTGGCCTACCCGCAAATCGTGCCGCGCCTGGCCTACTACCAGCTCACCGCCGCCGATGTGCTGGCCCGCTACGACGCGCAGGTGCGCTGGGTGGACGTGGCCCCGCGCGTATCGGCCGTGTGCAAGGACGCCGACGACCAGCAGTTCATCGACCTGGCCGTGGCGCACCGCGCCATCTTGCTCAGCAAGGACAAGGCCGTCATTTGCATGCAAAAACGGCTGCTAGCGCTGGATACGCAAGCGGCAACAGCTATTGTTTTGGTAGCGAATGATGCCGCCATGGCCGCAGAGGTCGCTGCAGCGTAA
- a CDS encoding thiol:disulfide interchange protein DsbA/DsbL, which translates to MKRREFSLSAATAVAASAVTLPMATPAMAQVRQFKEGKDFQKLSKPVATEAAAGKIEVIEFFWYSCPHCNAFEPVLDAWIKAASKDLVIRRVPVAFNASFLSQQKLYYALEGMGKLDAVHAKVFRAIHVEKLKLTKDEDIFAWVGNQGVDVAKFKEIYNSFNVANQARRAAQLQADYGVEGVPSMGVAGRYYTDGTMAGSMQTVLQVVDYLVSSVRKG; encoded by the coding sequence ATGAAACGTCGCGAGTTTTCCCTGTCCGCCGCTACGGCGGTTGCTGCCTCTGCCGTCACGCTGCCCATGGCCACCCCCGCTATGGCGCAAGTGCGCCAGTTCAAGGAGGGCAAGGACTTCCAAAAGCTCTCCAAGCCCGTCGCGACCGAAGCGGCTGCCGGCAAGATCGAAGTCATCGAGTTCTTCTGGTACAGCTGCCCCCACTGCAACGCCTTTGAGCCGGTGCTGGACGCCTGGATCAAGGCGGCATCCAAGGACCTGGTCATTCGCCGCGTGCCCGTGGCGTTCAACGCCAGCTTTTTGTCGCAGCAAAAGCTGTACTACGCCCTGGAAGGCATGGGCAAGCTCGACGCTGTGCACGCCAAGGTGTTCCGCGCCATCCACGTGGAAAAGCTCAAGCTGACCAAGGACGAAGATATTTTTGCCTGGGTGGGCAACCAGGGGGTGGACGTCGCCAAGTTCAAGGAGATCTACAACTCCTTCAACGTGGCCAACCAGGCCCGCCGTGCGGCCCAGTTGCAAGCCGACTATGGCGTCGAAGGCGTGCCCTCCATGGGCGTGGCAGGCCGTTATTACACCGATGGCACCATGGCTGGCAGCATGCAAACCGTGCTGCAAGTGGTGGACTATCTGGTGAGCTCGGTCCGCAAGGGCTGA
- the lptB gene encoding LPS export ABC transporter ATP-binding protein encodes MSDRSVQASVAGPSSSRLEVAHLAKSYGSRKVVKDVSLVVQKGEVVGLLGPNGAGKTTSFYMIVGLVRSDAGDIRIDGQSVAHMPIHSRSRLGLSYLPQEASIFRKLTVEENVRAVLELQRDEHNAPLSRAAIEEQLTSLLQELRVDHLRASPALALSGGERRRVEIARALATQPRFILLDEPFAGIDPIAVIEIQRIIGFLKARGIGVLITDHNVRETLGICDHAFIISDGRVLAQGTPAEIVDNAEVRRVYLGEHFRM; translated from the coding sequence GTGAGCGATCGTTCCGTGCAAGCCTCGGTAGCGGGGCCGTCTTCCAGTCGCCTTGAGGTCGCCCACCTGGCCAAGTCATACGGCAGCCGCAAGGTGGTCAAGGACGTGTCCCTGGTGGTGCAAAAAGGCGAGGTCGTCGGTTTGCTGGGCCCCAATGGGGCGGGCAAGACCACTTCGTTTTACATGATCGTGGGGCTGGTGCGCAGCGATGCGGGGGATATCCGCATCGACGGCCAATCGGTGGCGCACATGCCCATCCACAGCCGTTCGCGGCTGGGCCTGTCGTATTTGCCGCAAGAAGCCTCCATCTTCCGCAAGCTGACGGTGGAAGAGAACGTGCGCGCGGTGCTGGAATTGCAGCGCGATGAACACAACGCCCCTCTGTCGCGGGCGGCGATTGAAGAGCAACTCACCTCGCTGCTGCAAGAGCTGCGGGTGGACCACCTGCGCGCTTCGCCCGCGCTGGCTTTGTCGGGTGGCGAGCGCCGCCGCGTCGAAATCGCCCGCGCCCTGGCCACGCAGCCCCGCTTCATCCTGCTGGACGAGCCCTTTGCGGGCATTGACCCTATCGCGGTGATCGAGATCCAGCGCATCATCGGTTTTCTGAAGGCCCGCGGCATTGGTGTGCTCATCACCGACCACAACGTGCGCGAGACCCTGGGCATTTGCGACCACGCCTTCATCATCAGCGATGGCCGTGTGCTGGCGCAGGGCACGCCGGCTGAGATCGTGGACAACGCCGAGGTGCGCCGTGTGTACCTGGGCGAACACTTCCGCATGTGA